One part of the Prosthecobacter vanneervenii genome encodes these proteins:
- a CDS encoding CNNM domain-containing protein produces MLLFLLFITAAVLAVSCLCSMTEAVLLSLNPLDLKLQEKKGVQNAARWLAMKNQIERPISAILVFNTLANTGLATLAGAVFSSIYGADWLWLFSIIMTAAVLFGGEMAPKILGVHHAGRLAPRLIGPLSVMLWLCHPLVLLMEKFCERLKAGSGDRRSQSDHIMDIITLVQSARAEQLLHNHEEIIMIHAATLGARRVKTAMVPHDSVKIFDQRKTLAQNVADLGPKLHRSYPVSPDGSALNISGYIRVRELFVQNLQTPQARWTDLIRPVLHIDSKASLTQLLTLFLERHEIASLVDDAHGEMCGWITMDDVMKVLMGARI; encoded by the coding sequence ATGCTGCTTTTTCTTCTCTTCATCACGGCTGCCGTGCTGGCCGTCTCGTGCCTGTGCTCCATGACGGAGGCCGTGCTCCTCAGCCTCAATCCCCTGGACCTGAAGCTGCAGGAAAAGAAGGGCGTGCAAAACGCCGCGCGCTGGCTGGCCATGAAAAACCAGATCGAGCGGCCCATCTCCGCCATCCTGGTGTTTAACACCCTGGCAAACACCGGCCTGGCCACGCTGGCGGGCGCGGTCTTCAGCAGCATCTACGGCGCCGACTGGCTCTGGCTTTTCTCCATCATCATGACGGCCGCCGTGCTCTTTGGCGGGGAGATGGCCCCCAAGATCCTCGGCGTGCATCATGCCGGCCGCCTCGCGCCGCGGCTCATCGGCCCGCTCAGCGTCATGCTCTGGCTCTGCCACCCGCTGGTGCTGCTGATGGAAAAATTTTGCGAAAGGCTCAAGGCGGGCTCCGGAGACCGCCGCAGCCAGAGCGACCACATCATGGACATCATCACCCTCGTGCAGTCGGCACGTGCGGAGCAGCTCCTGCACAACCATGAGGAGATCATCATGATCCACGCCGCCACGCTCGGTGCGCGGAGGGTCAAGACCGCCATGGTGCCGCATGATTCAGTGAAGATCTTTGACCAGCGCAAGACGCTGGCCCAAAACGTCGCGGATCTCGGCCCCAAGCTGCACCGCAGCTATCCCGTGAGCCCGGACGGCAGCGCCCTCAACATCAGCGGCTACATCCGCGTGCGAGAGCTCTTTGTGCAGAACCTCCAGACACCCCAGGCCCGCTGGACCGACCTCATACGCCCGGTGCTGCACATCGACAGCAAGGCCTCTCTCACCCAGCTGCTCACGCTCTTCCTGGAGCGCCACGAGATCGCCTCTCTCGTGGATGACGCGCACGGAGAGATGTGCGGCTGGATCACCATGGACGACGTCATGAAGGTGCTCATGGGCGCGCGCATTTAA
- a CDS encoding transposase codes for MPPPPRYSPAEKATLIAAARAQIRQGISRKEVAHRLGVNLASLSGWLRESTLNMLYPPAPPTMPRNRSA; via the coding sequence ATGCCTCCTCCTCCACGCTACTCTCCCGCAGAAAAAGCCACCCTCATTGCCGCAGCCCGCGCCCAGATCCGCCAGGGCATCAGCCGCAAGGAAGTGGCCCACCGCCTCGGTGTCAATCTGGCCTCCCTCAGCGGCTGGCTGCGTGAGTCCACGCTGAACATGCTCTATCCGCCCGCGCCGCCCACCATGCCGCGCAACCGCTCGGCCTGA
- a CDS encoding beta strand repeat-containing protein yields MKLLSLLSRLLKRSRGSPARRPRRHRIITPLTFLFALVLMAPAAWSQTNYWDLNGTNGGAGGPSPAGSWNLSQSTWNNNIGTGTPFIWANTGLENAVFSAGADATGSYTITLNAGTAIKLSSLQLSTGTLTLAAASASDLLDFGSVNGGIFTASGASLTISAVVNGSAGITKSGAGALVLAATNGYSGATTVNAGTLTLDFSQTTSPLTNIINSASSLALGGGALVLNGKSAATISQTFSSLAVNSGAGVITLNQNSATSLTAALGAITQSVGGTLNFSVVPLASGIVATSSNTLVNGIIGPWATVGAGTATQYATISGGNIVAYAGATAATANLANVTTATTNYTYSAAATLAGARTANTLQYTGAATTTALAANTLTLNGLLQTGTGTLTISRTTGGLQIGSTNELVILGPGSVTINAPIANNGSNASSLTYSGTGTLTLGTVVSTYTGTTTVNSGTLTLSLANVLNSASGIVVNNGTLGIGTTAQSVNSVSLKNGSITGTTGTLTSASAFALDAGSVSAILAGSVGLNKNTSGTLTLSGANAYTGATTINAGIINFQNAAAFATSSAITVASGGTAQVQGGIAGGSQALSLAGSGAAGATGALQSVSGSNSYAGLITLAASATISSDTAGSTFTLSNTGTITGSGFTLTLAGAGNGIMAGSIGTGTGGLVKTGSGTWTLSGSNTFTGAATISGGLVLDYTTQSGSKLSATASLTLAGAQLTLLPNASADTTETVLSTSLNAGSSTIALSNNSAGNNATLNLNAITRSSGSTLNFAYTANGSGTVGATTDTTNTSGILGGWATVNGRDWAVNSINGADGLITALATYTSDTFATANNTDITITGANPASGTALTTNSLRFNQIGAKTLALGTAAKTINSGGILITSGVGAYGTTISGSNLRAASGADLIIQQFNPSGTLTISAVIQNAGAGGLVKAGTGVLVLSGTNTFTGGVLINQGFLSVGSVAAGGTASTLGAGTSIGLGDGSNLGTLIYTGATATLNRSITLGAGGGALNVSTAGNVLTLSGVLGGSGAFTKLGDGNLTLSGSNALTGGTSIAGGTLTLDYTTSNTDKIYAGGTLTLGGGSLAFTANSSADSTQTVQGTFISTGANSITVTKNSASNNATLNLGSLTRSGSGTVNFATAGTGTGTAAIVTSTTNTTGIIGGWATINGTDWAVNSTNAAGGSIVALATYYTTTTGGNTAANYASQNVDLTSSPIMGAVISANTLRFNTAAANTVTLTGTTNTIAGSGILVTANVGANVSTITGGTLRGPASGDLIINQFNTSAVLTIGSIIGNNTSTRVVKTGPGELDLTAANTFTGGLVVNQGIVYIASTGSLTSSASNTIVINNGGTLKVDRENFLGNYNVAIGSPVIINAGGTLTNNGAEYNTLGSLTLSGGTLTSIGGRNTNFQSWGLVGTVNATGDLTSTITGSGTNTGIQIGQAAITSVTFNVADGASDTDLLISTPLKNGRDSTNTGFIAGSIVKSGTGTLVSSANNTFTGDVTVNAGTLRLSGTNTLAGNITVNGGTLNFANATTGFINGVTINGGTLLVTAAAIQNVATNTVTVNNGGSYVFGVSNVYGGYSTTPLAPIVINAGGVVTNNGAFYSALGPVTLNGGTLTSTGGFNASYQAWGLKDLVTVNGGATTSVISSSGANSGAALGAASVTGTTFNVADGSAAVDLLISAVLTDGLNTAATATQPSSFTKTGAGLVQLTAANTYSGGTYITAGTLALSSAGTISSSSVIQVSPGALLDVSAKSGGLVLGASQTLSGGRTSGFATDVLGSVVSGGTLSAGGDGTAATLTITGGLTLQGGGTIRFDFGSSNTVGGGVNDLISVSGALNASGVTTIIAPSSVPVSGVTYTLISAGSFGTLSSSNFLFGSSGTRQTYSFDTTTTPGSVLLTATGSAANLTWTGAVNGTWDVSTTTNWSGAADQTFFNLDNVTFDDSSSVGTITLASAVQPLSITVNNSLAGTAYSITGALGISGTTGILKKGTGSLTLSAPNSFTGAVEIQQGTVNVDSVSNAGSSSSLGAGSSVILGAASTSGTLRFTPASTGSTNKGVTLQAGGGTVEVTDAAGVLTLSGLISGSGPLNKTGSGTLVLANGASSFSGVLTVSSGTLRAGTASVLGSAAGGTVIQSGATLDVNGYNLGTEAVSIAGTGVGGSGGIINSSATAQNSALRFVTLTGDSTIGGTGNWGLTGTGTAGTSSLDLAGYTLTKTGTNTITLTSTLVTNGNIVINQGTLGIALAANISGTGTITVNTGGTFGTAQNGLPNVLTRPITLAGGTLANLQNSTVASPITLQAGTSSSITNAINSSSYTVSSTIGGAGDLAVSITGTSATSTFSGAISSTGNVAVTNSGTTATTTFTGGISGAASLSITNSGTGTTTFNFLSGNSIAGALTLNGAIINLSGTGTAGTLTAGGGLTLGGSGGILRFDLSSNTASGNDQIAINGALSLGGTTTINVNAISSSLAVAPGSYALITGGTSLAAGGVSNLVLAGIPANVRQSFALDTTTTPGSVLLNVTGSIGNIVWSGPGSWDTNTSQVWNGGTDRFYTWDAVTFDDTASSGAVSLTTTVTPSRIIFNNSSLNYTISGSGGVISGLGSLLKQGSGTVTLATSNTFSGGSTISAGTAQVQAAAALGTGAVTLGDANTGSSNVSLYIDTNRTNFTTAIIVSNNGTGTVTLGSRSTVTGTGAGNGFTNVTLQRDVVLDSNAADRTDYQGISGNGNITVQGTGRTIFIAASTFTGNITVATTGSGYLQNGVNTAGSQNFIPDTTSITVNSGARFALSVGAESIDALNGAGLVNVASINSTLTVGASGGSGSFSGTLANNINTLAFVKAGAGTQVLSGANTYSAGTTVYAGTLVVNNTTGSGTGTGAVTVASGATLGGSGIITPASGSSVTINGTLGAGSAGDVSGQLLTLTLSGAGTLSLNGAVVADLYTGAGSGTLNSSTAADLLSVGAASWSNVVFGASSVLTVSTSLAPSAFAAGDSWKLFDWSGITSGTAPVEGINGFSAENLPALGAGLGWDLSQLFTSGQITVTTVPEPARAVLLLLGALAFSARRRRTLYCHPA; encoded by the coding sequence ATGAAACTGCTGTCCCTACTCTCTCGTCTGCTAAAGCGCTCGCGCGGCTCACCTGCGCGAAGGCCGCGCCGTCATCGCATCATCACGCCCCTGACCTTTCTCTTCGCCTTGGTGCTCATGGCGCCTGCTGCGTGGTCGCAGACGAATTACTGGGATCTTAACGGAACGAACGGCGGGGCCGGTGGTCCCTCTCCTGCGGGCAGCTGGAACCTCAGCCAGTCCACCTGGAATAACAACATCGGCACAGGCACACCTTTTATCTGGGCAAACACCGGTCTGGAGAACGCCGTCTTTTCCGCCGGTGCTGACGCCACAGGCAGCTACACCATCACGCTCAATGCGGGAACCGCCATCAAGCTTTCCTCACTGCAGCTCAGCACCGGCACGCTCACTCTCGCCGCTGCCAGCGCCAGTGATCTGCTGGACTTCGGCAGTGTGAATGGAGGCATTTTCACCGCCTCGGGTGCATCGCTCACCATCAGCGCCGTCGTCAATGGCAGCGCAGGCATCACCAAGAGCGGGGCAGGGGCCCTCGTGCTCGCGGCCACCAATGGCTACAGTGGTGCCACGACGGTGAATGCCGGCACGCTGACGCTGGATTTCAGCCAGACCACCTCCCCGCTCACCAACATCATCAACTCCGCATCCAGCCTGGCGCTGGGAGGGGGAGCGCTCGTGCTGAACGGCAAATCTGCCGCCACCATCAGCCAGACCTTCAGCAGCCTGGCCGTGAATTCCGGAGCTGGTGTCATCACCTTGAATCAAAACTCCGCCACCAGCCTCACGGCGGCGCTGGGTGCCATCACCCAGAGCGTGGGAGGCACGCTGAATTTCAGCGTCGTCCCGCTGGCCAGCGGCATCGTGGCCACCAGTTCAAACACGCTGGTCAATGGCATCATCGGCCCCTGGGCCACGGTGGGTGCGGGTACCGCCACGCAATATGCCACGATCAGCGGCGGCAATATCGTGGCCTATGCCGGAGCCACGGCCGCCACGGCAAACCTGGCCAATGTGACCACGGCCACCACCAACTACACCTACTCTGCTGCAGCCACGCTGGCGGGTGCACGCACGGCCAACACCCTGCAGTACACTGGTGCCGCCACCACCACCGCGCTGGCGGCGAATACGCTGACGCTGAACGGCCTGCTGCAGACTGGCACGGGCACGCTGACCATCAGCCGCACCACAGGCGGGCTGCAGATCGGCAGCACCAATGAACTCGTCATCCTCGGCCCGGGATCTGTGACGATCAATGCGCCCATCGCCAACAACGGCTCCAATGCCTCCTCCCTCACCTACAGCGGCACGGGCACGCTCACGCTCGGCACCGTGGTCAGCACCTACACCGGCACCACCACGGTAAACAGCGGCACGCTGACCCTGTCCCTGGCCAATGTGCTCAACAGTGCCTCTGGCATCGTCGTCAACAACGGCACGCTCGGCATCGGCACCACCGCCCAGAGTGTGAACTCCGTCAGTCTCAAAAATGGCAGCATCACCGGCACCACGGGCACTCTCACCAGTGCCAGCGCCTTTGCGCTGGATGCAGGCAGCGTCTCCGCCATTCTCGCTGGCAGTGTGGGGCTGAACAAAAACACCAGCGGCACGCTGACACTCTCCGGCGCAAACGCCTACACCGGCGCTACGACGATCAATGCCGGCATCATCAATTTCCAGAACGCCGCCGCCTTCGCCACCAGCAGCGCCATCACCGTGGCCTCCGGGGGCACGGCTCAGGTGCAGGGTGGCATTGCAGGCGGCAGCCAGGCGCTCAGCCTCGCAGGCAGTGGCGCAGCCGGAGCCACCGGTGCGCTGCAAAGCGTAAGCGGCAGCAACAGCTATGCTGGCCTCATCACGCTGGCGGCATCGGCCACCATTTCATCAGACACTGCGGGCAGCACTTTCACCCTCAGCAATACCGGTACGATCACTGGCAGCGGTTTCACGCTCACGCTGGCTGGCGCTGGAAACGGAATCATGGCCGGCAGCATTGGCACTGGCACGGGCGGGCTCGTCAAAACGGGATCCGGCACCTGGACGCTGTCCGGCTCAAACACCTTCACCGGTGCCGCCACCATCAGCGGCGGCCTGGTGCTGGACTATACCACCCAGAGCGGCAGCAAGCTCAGCGCCACCGCCAGCCTGACCCTAGCCGGTGCCCAGCTGACCCTGCTGCCAAACGCATCCGCTGACACCACGGAGACCGTGCTCAGCACATCGCTCAATGCCGGCAGCAGCACCATCGCCCTCAGCAACAACAGCGCGGGAAACAACGCCACGCTCAACCTCAACGCCATCACCCGCAGCAGCGGCTCAACGCTGAACTTTGCCTACACAGCCAACGGCAGTGGCACTGTCGGTGCCACCACAGACACCACCAACACCAGCGGCATTCTTGGCGGCTGGGCCACCGTGAACGGTCGCGACTGGGCGGTCAACTCCATCAACGGGGCGGACGGCCTCATCACAGCCCTCGCCACCTACACCTCGGACACCTTTGCCACAGCGAACAACACCGACATCACCATCACCGGAGCCAATCCCGCCAGCGGCACGGCGCTGACCACCAACTCCCTCCGCTTCAATCAGATCGGGGCCAAGACTCTTGCGCTCGGCACGGCCGCCAAGACGATCAACTCCGGGGGCATCCTGATCACCTCCGGCGTGGGAGCCTACGGCACCACCATCAGTGGCAGCAATCTGCGCGCCGCTTCGGGTGCGGATCTCATCATTCAGCAGTTTAACCCATCAGGCACTCTCACCATCAGCGCCGTGATTCAAAACGCAGGCGCAGGCGGACTCGTGAAAGCGGGCACCGGCGTGCTGGTACTGAGCGGCACCAACACCTTCACGGGGGGCGTGCTGATCAACCAGGGCTTCCTCAGCGTCGGCAGCGTGGCCGCAGGCGGCACTGCCAGCACACTCGGTGCGGGCACCAGCATCGGCCTTGGGGACGGCTCCAATCTCGGCACCCTCATCTACACCGGAGCCACCGCCACCCTGAACCGCAGCATCACCCTCGGTGCTGGGGGCGGCGCGCTCAATGTATCTACCGCAGGCAATGTGCTGACCCTTTCCGGCGTGCTCGGCGGCAGCGGCGCCTTCACCAAGCTCGGCGATGGCAACCTCACGCTCTCGGGCTCCAATGCGCTCACCGGCGGCACTTCCATAGCCGGTGGTACGCTCACACTCGACTACACCACCAGCAACACCGACAAGATCTACGCCGGCGGCACGCTGACCCTCGGCGGTGGCTCACTGGCTTTCACCGCCAATAGCTCCGCGGACAGCACCCAGACGGTGCAGGGCACTTTCATCAGCACCGGAGCCAACAGCATCACCGTCACCAAAAACTCAGCGTCCAACAATGCCACGCTCAATCTCGGCAGCCTCACCCGAAGTGGCAGTGGCACGGTGAATTTTGCCACGGCAGGCACCGGCACCGGCACGGCCGCCATCGTCACCAGCACAACGAACACAACCGGCATCATCGGCGGCTGGGCCACCATCAATGGCACTGACTGGGCGGTAAACTCCACCAATGCTGCGGGAGGCTCCATCGTGGCGCTGGCCACATACTACACCACCACCACCGGCGGCAACACCGCAGCCAACTACGCCAGCCAGAATGTCGATCTCACCTCCTCGCCCATCATGGGGGCCGTCATCTCCGCGAACACACTTCGCTTCAACACTGCTGCTGCCAATACCGTGACTCTCACCGGCACCACCAACACCATCGCGGGCAGCGGCATTCTGGTCACGGCCAATGTGGGGGCCAACGTCTCCACCATCACCGGCGGCACTCTGCGTGGACCGGCCAGCGGCGATCTGATCATCAACCAGTTCAACACATCCGCCGTTCTCACCATTGGCTCCATCATTGGCAACAACACCAGCACCCGCGTGGTCAAGACCGGTCCCGGAGAGCTGGATCTCACTGCCGCCAACACCTTCACCGGCGGCCTCGTCGTCAATCAGGGCATTGTTTACATCGCCAGCACCGGTTCTCTGACAAGCAGCGCCAGCAACACCATCGTCATCAACAACGGCGGCACGCTGAAAGTGGATCGCGAAAATTTTCTCGGCAACTACAACGTCGCCATCGGCTCGCCGGTCATCATCAATGCCGGCGGCACGCTGACCAACAACGGCGCGGAGTACAACACCCTCGGCTCCCTCACGCTCAGCGGCGGCACGCTGACCTCCATCGGCGGACGAAACACCAACTTTCAGTCCTGGGGGCTGGTGGGTACCGTGAACGCAACGGGAGACCTGACTTCCACGATCACTGGCAGCGGCACCAACACAGGCATCCAGATCGGGCAGGCCGCCATCACCTCGGTCACCTTCAATGTGGCCGATGGTGCGTCTGACACGGATCTGCTTATCAGCACGCCGCTGAAAAACGGCCGTGACAGCACTAATACTGGCTTCATTGCAGGATCCATCGTCAAAAGTGGGACCGGGACCCTGGTTTCCTCCGCCAACAACACCTTCACCGGAGACGTGACCGTCAACGCGGGGACCCTGCGCCTCAGCGGCACCAACACGCTTGCTGGAAACATCACTGTCAACGGTGGCACGCTCAACTTTGCCAATGCCACCACGGGTTTCATCAATGGCGTGACGATCAACGGCGGCACGCTCCTGGTCACCGCCGCCGCCATTCAAAACGTGGCCACCAACACCGTCACGGTCAACAACGGCGGCAGCTATGTGTTTGGCGTCAGCAATGTCTATGGTGGCTACTCCACCACACCTCTGGCTCCCATTGTCATCAATGCAGGGGGCGTCGTCACCAATAACGGCGCGTTTTACAGCGCGCTGGGGCCCGTCACGCTCAATGGCGGCACTCTCACCAGCACCGGCGGCTTCAATGCCTCCTACCAGGCCTGGGGGCTGAAGGATCTCGTCACCGTCAACGGTGGAGCCACCACCTCAGTCATCTCCTCATCAGGAGCAAACTCCGGCGCGGCTCTCGGCGCAGCCTCCGTCACCGGCACCACCTTCAATGTCGCAGACGGTTCGGCCGCTGTAGATCTCCTCATCTCAGCCGTGCTGACGGACGGCCTCAACACCGCCGCCACCGCCACGCAGCCCAGCTCCTTCACCAAGACGGGCGCGGGCCTGGTCCAGCTCACGGCGGCAAACACCTACAGCGGGGGCACTTACATCACCGCCGGCACGCTGGCGCTCTCCTCCGCCGGCACCATCTCCTCCAGCTCGGTCATTCAGGTGAGCCCTGGCGCCTTGCTGGATGTGTCTGCCAAATCTGGCGGCCTGGTGCTCGGTGCGTCGCAGACGTTGAGCGGCGGGCGGACATCAGGCTTTGCCACGGACGTGCTCGGTTCCGTGGTCAGCGGCGGCACGCTCAGCGCGGGTGGAGATGGCACGGCGGCCACGCTCACGATCACCGGCGGCCTGACCCTGCAAGGCGGCGGCACCATCCGCTTTGACTTTGGCAGCAGCAACACCGTTGGCGGCGGCGTCAATGACCTCATCTCTGTCAGTGGCGCGCTGAATGCCAGCGGTGTCACCACGATCATCGCCCCTTCGTCAGTGCCGGTCAGCGGCGTCACGTACACGCTCATCTCGGCAGGCTCCTTTGGCACGCTCTCCTCTTCCAACTTTCTCTTTGGCAGCTCCGGCACACGCCAGACCTACAGCTTTGACACCACCACCACACCCGGCTCCGTGCTCCTCACCGCCACGGGCTCCGCCGCCAACCTGACATGGACCGGCGCTGTCAATGGCACCTGGGATGTGAGCACCACCACCAACTGGAGCGGAGCCGCCGACCAGACCTTTTTCAACCTCGACAACGTCACCTTTGACGACTCCTCCTCCGTGGGGACCATCACGCTGGCGAGCGCTGTCCAGCCGCTCTCCATCACGGTCAACAACTCTCTTGCAGGCACTGCATACAGCATCACCGGAGCCCTGGGCATTTCCGGCACCACAGGCATTCTGAAGAAGGGCACCGGATCCCTCACGCTCAGCGCTCCGAATTCCTTCACGGGCGCGGTGGAGATCCAGCAAGGCACCGTGAACGTGGACTCCGTCTCAAACGCTGGCAGCTCCAGCTCCCTGGGCGCTGGCAGCAGTGTCATCCTTGGCGCAGCCTCCACCAGCGGCACGCTTCGCTTTACCCCTGCCAGCACCGGCAGCACCAACAAAGGCGTGACACTCCAGGCCGGTGGCGGCACCGTGGAGGTCACAGATGCCGCAGGCGTGCTCACACTGTCCGGACTCATCAGCGGCAGCGGCCCATTGAACAAGACCGGCAGCGGCACCCTGGTGCTGGCAAACGGTGCCAGCAGCTTCAGCGGTGTGCTCACCGTGAGCTCGGGCACCCTGCGCGCAGGCACGGCCAGTGTGCTGGGCAGCGCGGCGGGTGGCACAGTCATCCAAAGCGGGGCCACGCTGGATGTGAACGGCTACAACCTCGGCACCGAGGCGGTCTCCATCGCAGGCACGGGTGTCGGTGGCAGTGGGGGCATCATCAACAGCAGCGCCACGGCACAAAACAGCGCCCTGCGTTTTGTCACACTTACTGGAGACTCCACCATCGGCGGCACTGGCAACTGGGGGCTCACAGGCACCGGCACAGCAGGCACCTCCAGCCTTGATCTCGCAGGCTACACTCTGACAAAGACCGGCACCAATACCATCACACTGACCAGCACGCTGGTAACGAATGGGAACATCGTCATCAATCAGGGCACGCTGGGCATCGCCCTGGCCGCCAACATCTCCGGCACTGGGACCATCACGGTCAATACCGGGGGCACTTTTGGCACCGCGCAAAATGGCCTCCCCAATGTGCTCACACGGCCCATCACGCTCGCGGGCGGCACGCTGGCCAATCTGCAAAACTCCACCGTCGCCTCCCCCATCACCCTTCAGGCGGGCACGTCCAGCTCCATCACCAATGCCATCAACTCCTCCAGCTATACAGTTTCCAGCACCATTGGCGGGGCGGGAGATCTGGCTGTGAGCATCACTGGCACCAGCGCTACCTCGACCTTTAGCGGCGCGATCTCCAGCACCGGAAACGTGGCTGTCACCAATTCCGGCACCACGGCCACCACCACCTTCACCGGCGGCATCTCGGGCGCGGCCAGCCTCAGCATCACCAATTCCGGCACCGGCACCACCACGTTCAATTTCCTCTCCGGCAACTCCATCGCCGGTGCGCTGACTCTGAATGGTGCCATCATCAATCTCTCCGGCACCGGCACGGCGGGCACGCTCACCGCAGGCGGTGGGCTCACACTGGGCGGCAGTGGTGGCATCCTGCGTTTTGATCTCTCCTCAAACACTGCCTCCGGCAATGATCAGATCGCCATCAATGGCGCGCTTTCCCTCGGCGGCACCACCACGATCAATGTGAATGCGATCAGCTCATCGCTCGCCGTCGCACCCGGCAGCTACGCTTTGATCACCGGCGGCACCTCGCTGGCTGCGGGCGGCGTCTCCAACCTCGTGCTGGCAGGCATCCCGGCCAATGTGCGCCAGAGCTTTGCGCTGGACACCACGACCACGCCGGGAAGCGTGCTGCTGAACGTCACAGGCAGCATCGGCAATATCGTCTGGTCCGGCCCCGGCAGCTGGGACACCAACACCAGCCAGGTCTGGAACGGTGGCACGGACAGGTTCTACACTTGGGATGCGGTGACCTTTGACGACACGGCCTCCAGCGGTGCTGTCTCGCTCACCACCACCGTCACCCCCAGCAGGATCATCTTTAACAACAGCAGCCTCAACTACACCATCAGCGGCTCGGGCGGCGTGATCTCCGGCCTTGGTTCGCTGCTGAAGCAAGGCAGCGGCACGGTGACTCTCGCCACCTCAAACACCTTCAGCGGTGGCAGCACCATCAGCGCAGGCACCGCGCAGGTGCAGGCCGCCGCCGCCCTGGGCACTGGAGCGGTGACTCTGGGAGATGCCAATACCGGCAGCAGCAATGTGTCTCTCTACATCGACACCAACCGCACCAACTTCACCACCGCCATCATCGTTTCCAACAACGGCACCGGCACAGTCACCCTCGGCAGCCGCAGCACCGTCACGGGTACTGGCGCGGGAAATGGCTTCACAAACGTTACGCTCCAGCGTGATGTGGTGCTGGACTCCAATGCTGCGGACCGGACTGACTACCAGGGAATCTCTGGTAATGGCAACATCACTGTGCAGGGCACCGGCCGCACCATCTTCATCGCTGCCAGCACCTTCACCGGAAACATCACCGTGGCCACCACGGGCTCTGGCTACCTGCAGAACGGCGTCAACACGGCTGGCAGCCAGAACTTCATACCAGACACCACCAGCATCACGGTGAACTCCGGGGCTCGTTTTGCTCTCTCAGTCGGTGCGGAGTCCATTGATGCCCTCAATGGCGCTGGACTCGTGAATGTCGCCAGCATCAATTCCACGCTGACCGTCGGAGCCAGTGGCGGTAGCGGCAGCTTCAGCGGAACCCTGGCCAACAACATCAACACCCTGGCGTTCGTCAAAGCGGGTGCGGGCACTCAGGTGCTCTCCGGGGCCAATACCTACAGCGCGGGCACCACCGTTTATGCAGGCACGCTGGTCGTCAATAACACCACGGGTTCCGGCACCGGCACGGGGGCTGTCACCGTGGCATCTGGCGCCACGCTCGGTGGCAGTGGCATCATTACTCCGGCCTCCGGCAGCTCCGTCACCATCAATGGCACGCTCGGCGCGGGCAGTGCAGGGGATGTGTCCGGACAGCTTCTCACGCTCACCCTCAGCGGCGCGGGCACGCTTTCGCTGAATGGTGCGGTGGTGGCGGATCTTTATACCGGTGCAGGCTCTGGCACGCTGAATTCCTCCACAGCCGCCGACCTTCTTAGCGTAGGGGCTGCTTCGTGGTCCAATGTGGTGTTTGGCGCGTCCTCCGTTCTGACCGTCAGCACCTCGCTTGCCCCCTCCGCCTTTGCAGCCGGAGATTCATGGAAGCTCTTTGACTGGTCCGGCATTACCTCCGGCACCGCTCCGGTGGAGGGCATCAACGGCTTCAGTGCCGAAAATCTTCCCGCCTTGGGCGCCGGCCTCGGCTGGGACCTTTCCCAGCTTTTTACCAGCGGCCAGATCACCGTCACCACCGTGCCTGAGCCAGCACGCGCCGTGCTGCTGCTGCTCGGCGCGCTGGCCTTCTCCGCGCGCCGCCGCCGCACTCTTTATTGCCACCCTGCATAG
- a CDS encoding ABC transporter permease, translated as MKRALSSVAFFAVVVALWEAASRAGWWSPVLVPSPLAIGKYLATTVADGTLWSAGVVTMTRLGIGYIIGLLLGIPLGLLTARFRFASDTLGVLALGLQTLPSVCWVPLSLLWFGQTESAMLFIVIMGTLWAVQLATDHGIRQIPPIYRRAATTMGSSGFHLLWHVLLPASLPHLVSGMKQGWAFAWRSLMAAEIYVTVLTGFGLGHLLHYGRELQAMDQVAAIMLVIIVVGFVADKALFSPWERFLRKRWGLA; from the coding sequence ATGAAAAGGGCGCTTTCTTCAGTCGCATTCTTTGCCGTGGTCGTCGCCCTCTGGGAGGCCGCCTCCCGTGCGGGCTGGTGGTCTCCGGTGCTGGTGCCTTCGCCATTGGCCATCGGCAAATACCTGGCCACCACGGTGGCGGATGGCACGCTGTGGTCCGCAGGCGTGGTGACCATGACGCGCCTGGGCATCGGCTACATCATCGGCCTGCTGCTCGGCATTCCGCTGGGGCTGCTGACGGCGCGCTTCCGCTTTGCCTCGGACACGCTCGGCGTGCTCGCCCTCGGACTTCAGACGCTGCCCAGCGTGTGCTGGGTGCCGCTCTCGCTGCTGTGGTTTGGCCAGACGGAGAGCGCCATGCTCTTCATCGTCATCATGGGCACACTGTGGGCGGTGCAGCTGGCCACAGACCACGGCATCCGCCAGATCCCGCCGATCTACCGCCGTGCCGCCACCACCATGGGCTCCAGCGGCTTTCACCTGCTGTGGCATGTGCTTCTGCCCGCCAGCCTGCCGCACCTCGTCAGCGGGATGAAGCAGGGCTGGGCCTTTGCCTGGCGCTCCCTCATGGCGGCGGAGATCTACGTCACGGTGCTCACCGGTTTTGGCCTCGGCCATCTGCTGCACTACGGGCGCGAGCTTCAGGCCATGGATCAGGTGGCTGCCATCATGCTGGTCATCATCGTGGTCGGTTTTGTGGCGGACAAGGCTTTGTTCAGCCCATGGGAACGCTTCCTGCGCAAACGCTGGGGACTGGCTTGA